The genomic region CGCCTTAATCCTGCGCAGATAGTTCTCCGATGCGTAATCGTCCTGTCGATGTGAGTTCATCTTGCTTGGATTTGCCATTTACTTTGCATATGATTTCCTATTTTATTCCTCTTTTTGCACAATTTTACCGATGTTTAACTTTTTGTGtgattattttgtattttatcgTTTTCACAAATCAAATCAGTTATGTTTCATCgaatgtttcataattttgttacatttatttttttccacttgCAGTTCCACTTTTCACACACTTTTGTTTCAGATTTAGGCAGGATTTCTCCACTTTTTCATTTAACACTAATTGAGTTGAATTAAACTACACGAATAACAACTGTTTCAATCAACATGCGTGTGGTTTACATATTTCACTTCGGTTTCTCACTTGTTTTGCTCCTTTAAAAATTTGATTGTTGTGTAACTCCCACTTTCTTGCATTTCActttgttgttgaagatttctACTTTGGGGAGATTTcaactttttgtcacattttgCACACTGGTGATCAACCACTTTTAAgaacggaaaacttttcactcACCAGGAAGTGGACGAGCTCCAGCTTCCAGCAGCGACGGCATCCGGGACGCGAATGCCGGAACAGATCGTGTGCCGGACTGCCGGATCGTCGGTGATCGTTCTAAACATAAAACCAACCGTGTGTCCTCACCACCACGTGCGTTCCCACCCCAGCCCTAGGCAAAACcgtaagcagcagcagcagcagcatgatTATCATGATTAACAATTTAACAACATTCTCTACACCCTCCCCAATCCTCCCCTTCACCCCTTAACACATCtggctgtgtgtgtatttgcttCCTTTCCGTCAGGTCTCCCTCCCGGCCCGGTCGTCGACTCCCTTTGCGTGACCGATCCGCTGTTGTGGGTCGTTGGGTCGACGTCTTTTCCCACGCCGTCGAAAACGTGACGTGAAGCAGCTGACCCACAACTCTCacacacagacaaacaccAACAACATTCCCCCTCGGTGTCTCGCACTCGACAGGATGTAAACAATCTAGAAAAGGGAGACCGATCGGTCCGGAGTaaggaagcgaagaaaaaaaaattgaaaaaaagaaaacaggcaCAACACACGGGGGGAGAAATGGTTATGCTCTCCATTCtatgctactgctgctgcggctggtGGGAATtgcgcatacacacacaacctTCGCACCGCGTGGTCTTGCCGTAGCCGTCGCGCCTTCTCAGGTTCTTTTCTTCGCAAGCGTTCCCTTCCGATCCGCAGAAGAAACAACCCAAGAGGGGAAGCCCTAGCAGCGTCTGAGGATGTGCAAGAATTCTAGCTcgttgcgtgcgtgcgtgtgtgtgtgtgttgtttgggttttccatttcatttcccCTTTCCTTGCCGTGCGCTTGGAAAAGCCCTTTGCTACGCTCTGATGGGCCCGAAAAATTCCCACACTTTGCGACCCGACTTCCCGAACGTTTGAAGTGGGattgaaagaaaggaaatccgAAGCAAGCGAGAAGGGACGTAGAACGTAAAATAGCATTatgggaaaattttcaaatgagAAGCGAACGTCACCGAAAAATACCGTCGCACCTTGAAGGGTAACGTATTcgtattttttccccttcaCTCCTTACGAGGttccgttcctttttttgttttattttccattcattttcagtttcattttcattactCGTAGCGCCACCAccacttttatgtttttttttcattccttccacAACTTCCTTGTCGTTCGCATCCTTCCCAAACAACACCACGTCCTTCTCtttcgtgtttgtgtgttgcaaTAATTTCTGGTTGCCTTTTGCGGGACACGCTTACGGAATCCCGATGTCCAGCGCGACCTAGGAGGGGGGAAAAGATGTCCAACCGGACGAGAAGAGTTCAAAAGGTTACTCCATATGGTtcaaatataaacatatttCACCCGCACCAAGCCGCCAGATGGTGTCGGAATCAAACAATTTCAACGCAAGTAGATGAAATCTTTTTCCcacacgatgatgatggtgtttgtttttatttcaattttcacaGCTTGTAGAAAGCCAAACAGTAGATACAAGTATAAGTAGATcgatgttttttattgtttttgaagGTTCAATCGGTACAATTGATTATATATGTCCTCAACACTTGTTTTTATACAGTTTATCGTTAAATCTTCAATTACAAAGAAATTATATTACTACTTTGCAGTTGAAATATCGGTTTTAGGGTTTcttgagtgttttgttttttttaagtaggTGGTTTGAAATGGATTTTCGAATGgttaatcaaactttcataaaatattaatGTATTTCACTCCAAAATACagtatttataaaaaaatcatgTATCATTTTAAGCTTATATTATCTTACTCCAAAGATATAATAGCACTCATACGTTTGAGATTCGGCAGAAAATACTTAAATATTATTACAGAAGTTCCATGCGAATGTTTTGTCGACAAATTTGACCTATCATATTCATTTTTTCACCTATGTTTGTTTGAAACGAGTTTAATTTGTTAGAAGATGTTTTGCTATATGATAAAACACTCGTTAACTATTTGATCAAAACGATTGCATTCAACTAAAACTACTTCAACAATATGCGGTTCCGGAGATTGAAATCtaaattttgcaaaacttGATTAATTTGTTATCCTTTACCTTATTCTTAAATCATacaaacacagacacaaacTCAAAATAACCCGTTAACCGGCCAGTAAGCTGCTCAAATTACGCGAATCCTTACTGTGGTGCCCTGGAGAATCCCCGGTGTCCCGCTCTACTCTGGCCATCTTCCCACGGATTCCCACCGACCGGTGCTGCTTCCGTCCTTCGCTTTCGTTTACATTTCGTTTTAAGCCACCGCATTCGAAAAGGATATCGGATTCCCCCGGCGTCTCGGTAGGAGGAGCATCCAGTGGCCGGTGGTAGGGGTGAAGGGTAGGGCCAAGGATGAGGCGGGGAAGGATACattaaaaaagcaaacgaaaaaaaaaccggggaaCAACATCGAAGTGAAACCCACCGTGTACGAGTGTGTGAAAGAAGTGTGAGAAAAAGTTAATCCTCTTGTCGGAAGccgttcggtttttgttttcattttttcgtttcttcactTGCCCCATCCTATGTCTGCGTGTTTGCCCTTTTCCCTGGcgaggggggaaggggaaaaagtGATGGAACGCAGGACAATTTGCGGGGTGCCATCACGCTTCGCCAGGATATCTTCCGGCACGGGCTTCACGTGCAAACGGTGCCAAAGGAAGAACGACGAATGAATCGAGCGAGCTGTGTCTTTTGATGTGGTAAAGTTTACGGGAAACCACAGACATACACACAGAAATACACGTCCGTACGAATGGAGAAATTGAGCTCAAATCGATGTGGCCACTTCGTGCGGTATGGGACTCTGAAAGGTGGAGGGTgagaagcaagaaaaaaacaggagtCAAATAATTAAGTTGTGACTTGAATCCAGTTCCACGCTGACCGTTTGGCCggtttatatttcttttcccttgtTTTGCTAACGAGCAAAGACGATTTGGTGTTTTCGATAGTAGAACAGGAAACTCGCTACTGGTGTTTGCATAAAAGATTTAAACAAGGAAAAATTCAGCCGAGCTGCAGAAGAGTAAAGCGATTAGGATTTTGATGAGCAAAGTGCAAAGACCCAAATGAGATCAGCTTCAACTATCTTAAACTACTAGTTCACCAACAGAACGCGATTTAAAGCAATGAGACATTTCTTGAGTTTCTTTCCACAATTCCATCAACCCTCCATTCGAatacaatgctttgtttttcagTTTGACTAAAACATGTTGTAATATAAGTATATTTTAATAAGTTTGTAGTTCGTTTGCCATTTGTTCGCTTCGCTCGCCGTGGCAACTAGCTGCGGGACGAGATTTGTATGTTAGTTTCGTCTTTAATCCACGGtttacctctttttttttaatcttttgtagtttttgtttcaagcttAACAGTAATATAGTGGAGTATAAGTAATAAGTAGTAAATTCGCAAAGAAACACAGCGGTCCGGGACTGGCTTAACTGTCCCTTTCCTGTAAGATTGCCTCTGGCGGACACCATGTATAACACCCTGACCGGCTCTCACTGGGCGGTACGGAGGAATGTGCGGTACGGAGAAGGCGGAAGGACAGCAAACGGGAGGCAGTTTCATCTCAGATCGCTTCGTAGGCTTCGTCCACCGGATCGTCGCCGGCGCCGTCCGCGTTCGACTGCATCTCCTTCAGGAACTCGTCGACGTGGCTCTTGCGCTTGCTGCTCCGGTGGTGCTTGCCTTCGCCCTTATCGCGCGTTTCGTCCTTCTCTTTGCtggactttttctttttgtgcttCTTGTCCTTGTCCTTCGACTGCAAAAAGGAAAGACAGACAGTAGGGAGGGATTAGTAAACAAAAGTTACGCTATACACGTTACTTAAGCTATACACGAAAAAcgaacattaaaataattaaaaattgaacaaaatataGTTGGGTTCTTTTGTAAGTAGGAgtaataaacaataatttcaCAAAGACTTTACCGTGTCCCACTGGCGAACCATATTGTGGCTGGCGAGTTCTATTCGTTTCTGTTTATGTACAGAAGTCAGATTTGAACACTTGTTCATTTTTGCCCGAATAATGTTGAGACTGGTCTGCAAAGCCTTCCGAACCGTTTCTTTACAGACTAGCAAATTGATAGTGAACATGATTATAGAGAGTGATATGGTCGAATTTGTGGCCAAATTCACAATGCTTCGCTTATCCCTCGGTGACAGCTTCGATTTTTTCGGCCTTCTTTCGGTCGTATTATATTTGTCTGGATCTTTCAAATAATTTCGTATGACTTTATCCGATCGACTAAGTCTACGACCAAATTTTCGAATTGATTCACCTTGCTACTTATAAGCTTCAATCACTGCCTTATCTTTCTCACTTAAAACACTTCATCTCGGCATTTTTAAGCAATTTTAGTAGGATTTATTGCATTTCCTTGCTTCTTGCTTGCAGTTACCTTGCTTCTGAATGTACCCGGCGGCTTTCAAACGCTTCGAAATGGCTTCCTGAGTCACTCCCAACGATTTAGCAAGCTCGTCTTGTGTTTTACACGAATCCTCATCGAGAAGCGTCTCTAATTCTTCATCTTTAATCTTTTTTGGTTGTCCTGGGCGTTCTTTGTCTTTGATGTCAAAATCGCCACTTTTGAAGCGTTGAAACCATTCAAAACACTGTGTTTTCGCTAAAGCATCGTCGCCATAAACTTCTACAAGCAAACGATAACTTTCCGTAGCAGTTTTCTTTGCAAAAAATGACCCAACAGAACCTCCCGCAAATGCTGTCATTTTCTCCAATTTTCGAAGTTATTCAtcgtgaaaaataataatgatgcACACaagataaaattgttttgttgacTGATTTTGATAACTGTCAAATGTACCTTCAAACCCGGGATGCCCAAAAAATTCGCTCGACTTTTTCTGTGCGCTAGCGAAAGTTCGCTCAAATTCTGAGCACCGAACGtgaaccgaaggaaggaaaaagaaaactatcatTAGAGCGAGAGGCATTGCTGACACACGGAAAGCTCCAGCCGCTCGAAAAAAACGTTCGTTCGGTGTAAAAAGCTTCACGTGTGGCTCCTCGGTTACGAACTTATTGGTGGTTatgtaaaaataagaaatagttCGTCCCAATTAAGGTCCCATAAAATCCGATCACAATAATGATTGGTTAACAAAGATTCTGAAGAAATGGTATTTAACATTGGTCACTGTTAATTATTGAAATAGGCCTTACTCATGTGAAAACTTTCCTCTTCAGACCTATCCTGCCCGTAATACTTAAAGAAATAGCTTAATTTTATACAACAAACaccagaaataaataaaaaatgaaaagaaaaagtttatgAATAGTTTACTTTACCTTCTTCTCCCCGGAGCTCTTGGAACGGTTCACTGACGACGTTGAGACCACATCTTCGCCTCCTTCCGGCGAGCGTCGCTCTTTGGTGTCTATCGGCCCCCAACCGTAACCGTAGTCCGCACCCAGCTTCGCCTTCACACCTGTCGTCCCTACTcgctccagctccagctcgaCGCTGGAAAGCGAAAACTTCCGCTCCCCACTGTCGGCAGTATGACCAGCGTCAGCGTCGTCTTTAGCAGCACCGTTTCCATCGTCCACCGTTGGGGAAGAGAGCACCTGGTTTGCTTTCGGGAGCAGCACCACGGAAGAATCGACTCGTAACGGATTGAAACGCTCTTCCTTCGGCTTTGGGTTCGCGGTTTCCGTAGCAGGTGAAATTTTGACCACCTCCGGTACGTCCGTTTGATCGGCGCCGAGCTCTTCGTCGTCAAATCTTGTAACCAGCGGATTGTGACATTccccttcgtcgtcgtcgtcactgTCGCCGACGTTGGTCACGGTCGGCGGTTGCCTTCCCGGGCCCGAGTCGAGCGTATCCTCGAGGAATGACTTATCGAGCACACCGCCGTCCGGGCAGAACTCATCAACGTTGTCGATCTTGCCAAAGTTCAGCTCTGATGACAGGGTGGTCATGGTGGCACTGCGGGTCGGTTGCTCCTGACGCTGCTGCGGGCCAAGCTTCGTCGTATTGACGGTCGTGGTCGAAGAGACCGCAAGATGCGAGTTCCGATCGGGTACGATGATTGGATGGCCCGCACCGAGGATGATGCTTTTCGTTGGCCGGATGAGGCTGGCCGGGTCTGTGGGCTGTGTGGATGCGCCTTCGCGGGCCTTTTTCTTGCTAATGAGATTATCCAGGAACCGGCCGTAGTCGGAGTCATCcgatttctaaaaaaaacgaagaatcCATAAGCAAAACAGAACGTGACGTTTCACGGCGAAAAGAGTGGCCGGGCATCGTACCTGGTACTCCTCGATCTCCAGCCTACAGATGTCCAAATCTTGTGCGTTCTTCCGCAGCGACGCCTCGAGTGCACTCTTCTGCAGGTACAGGAATGGGACGCCGAAGAACTTGTGCAGCAACCGCAGCCCGAAACCGTTCCGCATCGAGCTGTCGCCGTAGACGATTTCCGCGCGCCTTTCGGCACTGGCCGTCTCGACGAACCCGTGCACCTGCTCGGCCGTAATCACCCGATGGTGACCCATATCACAGTGGttccccagcagcagcaccgggaTATCCCCGGGCACCTTCGGCAGCTCGCGGCACACGTAGTCGAACGTCCAAGCCTTCGTGATGTCCATCATCATTACGACGCAGTGTGTGCCTTTGTAAACGTCGAGGAACTCAGCGTCCAGCACCGGAACGTCCGCATCCGGACTACCGCTCCCACTGCCGGTGGTCGTTAGCTTGAGGTTGGTGCTCTTCTGCTTCGATTTCCCACGATCGACAACGTCCCACACCTCCACCTTGACCACGTCATCCGTCGCCTTGAAGGACCACTGGATCGACGCAACCTGGATCTGCTCCGTGGGTGTGTACTGCTCGATGAAGGCTTTTCCCTGCAGGCGCTCGAGCAAACATGACTTGCCCACATTCCGGTCACCTTTGATGACAACTTTCactacaaaagaaaatagaacaGGCCCATTAGAAACAAGCCAAAAAAGACATACGTCCCACACGAAAACGGGCAACCATACTGTTATACTGCACTCCACGGGAGAATCGCTTTTTAAGCGAATCCGACATCGTCTGTCCCACGGACTCCGGAATCGACACGGACGGTGCTTCATTTTTGTTCGCGAGCTTCTTGAACACGGAAAACATGGTTGAATTTCTTCTCTCACATCACCAAACGACGACCAGGCTTATCGTCCTCCAGCACAATCTGTTACATCCACCTTCTACGACGAGATAGCGAACGGagaactttttcttttgtttacatATTGCAAGCAGTGGAGGAGAAAGTGACGTGCGTGACGTGTtgaattttttcttttgtttacatCAAGATTAATATTTGATGTGTATTTATCTTGTGCATGATTCCACTGACCAAGGTTAGTTCTACACAGCTGGGAAAGAGCCTTGccatgaaatgaaatatttcgtAATAATACAAttgattttatcattttaactAATCCTATACAAGAACTATACAAGAGTAAATATTCATGGCATATGAGTTCTCCACCAGtctattttaaaccatttaacCTTTACTGCGTAAGTTCCACccgttttgttcttttaacaGAAACGCAGCGGTCCATGCACTCGAAAAGAATTCATGTGTTACCCATTGCATAGCCATAGGCGCAAATGAGGAAAAGATGATCAAAAATTATTAAGGCAGACACCTCATGTATTCTATTAGGTAATCAGATTATTTTTGTACCATTGAACAATCTCGGAATTTCACTGCGCACTATTCATACTGATGAATATCACAGTGTTCAGTTTGTAATTCATAAAGAATTTTATTACGAATTGCTGTTCAATTGGCAGCACTGGCGTTACTGAAACGCCATCTTCGATGATGCGTTATTTGTTGTTACCTTCAAATTAACCGTTAAATTTCCATTGATGCCATTTCtgaaatcaaacaatttataaattcaaGATATTATCTATAAGATAGATCATGTGAATTATTGTTAATATTTGAAGAAAGTAGATCGCGAGGAATAGTAAGAACGTTCtcctcatttatttttattttcttcccagaAACAAGTTACAAATTCAAGACATAATTTATTAAGCAAATCATGGGAACGCATTTAGAATTGTCGAACTCCCccattatttctttcttttgtattCCACCAAATGTTAAGCAACAAATAACCGAACCGATAATTGGCTAAAAACTCACGTTAGTACCATTCTTCCACATACCAAAGAGCGGGAACTTTCGATATCCTACCCAATCCAAGTTAAATTCTCAATCCATCTTGCCCTGTATTCTCAAAACCAAAAGCTGtggattaattaaatttcaatgtttttattatcataAATAATTCGCATGTAAAGTATTGTGGAATCACTAAATCACTGTATTCCCGTTTCGCAAAACGAACCACCCCAACGTTGCATAACTTTCCGGTCAGTCGGCAAACTCACGTCATAAGTGGTATTACTTCCTTCCGTCGGAAGATAAACCCATCCACCACCCGTTCGGCGCCGCTAAAAAATGTCCGCGTGACCCGATCCACGCCGTCACCACATACCCGTCCGCCGCCTTCAGCCGTGGACACATTGTAGAGGCAACGAAAAGAAGAGCTACGAAGgaaaggggagaaaaaaagaaaatagtgaGGTTAATGGACGTTGCTTGCGGGTTCGTTTTGCGTCTTCTCCGGATGTTCTAATGAAGCCGGCAAATAGAGAAGTCAGTGAATAGGTTTGATTTCATTGTGGAACTCAATGGATTAGCTCTGAAATAGTATATGATCATCATAGGAGTTTAGCTCGGCTGCGTCATTTCTGAACGGGGGAACGACGACATCTTTTTTAGGCGCCACGGACACATTTTTGTGGTTATGGTCGGCGGACGCATACACGCACAAGTCTGTCTAGAGCTGACGGTAGTAAAGAAGATACGTTACCTTATATTTCTGCCGCGCCGTTTTCCCTCGCTgcacggacacacacacatgcacgcgCGCGCTCCACGGAGCCGCATTTGCACGGCGGTCACGCACACACCATCCGGCTAAGCAAAAGCACATGGTTGATGTAGGCAGTGAATTGATGACCGCCATTCCTTTTtcctgtatttttttatttaagcaAGATGATCGACGATTGCCGGCATCCTCTCACAGTATACTCCTGTGATTTGACCGCCAAAGGGAAAGCAAATTCACAAGAATATACTGCGAGACGTCACACGGCCGAAACCATCGCTCGCCCCGCCAAAGAAAACGcatcacacgcacacacacacacgcgcgcacttTTTTCGGGCGGTTCTTCGAACACGCTTTCCAACGAC from Anopheles coustani chromosome 3, idAnoCousDA_361_x.2, whole genome shotgun sequence harbors:
- the LOC131272086 gene encoding rab-like protein 6; the protein is MFSVFKKLANKNEAPSVSIPESVGQTMSDSLKKRFSRGVQYNMKVVIKGDRNVGKSCLLERLQGKAFIEQYTPTEQIQVASIQWSFKATDDVVKVEVWDVVDRGKSKQKSTNLKLTTTGSGSGSPDADVPVLDAEFLDVYKGTHCVVMMMDITKAWTFDYVCRELPKVPGDIPVLLLGNHCDMGHHRVITAEQVHGFVETASAERRAEIVYGDSSMRNGFGLRLLHKFFGVPFLYLQKSALEASLRKNAQDLDICRLEIEEYQKSDDSDYGRFLDNLISKKKAREGASTQPTDPASLIRPTKSIILGAGHPIIVPDRNSHLAVSSTTTVNTTKLGPQQRQEQPTRSATMTTLSSELNFGKIDNVDEFCPDGGVLDKSFLEDTLDSGPGRQPPTVTNVGDSDDDDEGECHNPLVTRFDDEELGADQTDVPEVVKISPATETANPKPKEERFNPLRVDSSVVLLPKANQVLSSPTVDDGNGAAKDDADAGHTADSGERKFSLSSVELELERVGTTGVKAKLGADYGYGWGPIDTKERRSPEGGEDVVSTSSVNRSKSSGEKKSKDKDKKHKKKKSSKEKDETRDKGEGKHHRSSKRKSHVDEFLKEMQSNADGAGDDPVDEAYEAI